From Drosophila santomea strain STO CAGO 1482 chromosome 2R, Prin_Dsan_1.1, whole genome shotgun sequence:
GCTGCTGATTATGCCGATGGTGTGAGCCAGCCGAGGACCTCTAAGGGCACCCATGCCCTACCCGATGCCGAGCTGGTGATCGAGCAACTGCAGCGCCACGTGGAAGGCGAGctgcgccacgcccacatcaCCGCCATGCTGCCCGCCTGGGGTCAACTGTTGGCCAACGACCTGGTCGAGGTAGGACAGCTGCCCATCTCCGGAAAGTGCTGCGAGCGCGACTCCGCCGTCAAGGATCCCAGCGAGCTGCAGCACTGCTTCGTTCGGGCAGGACCCGACTGCAAGGAGTACAAGCGATCGGCGCCAGGATTCGATTCGGACGCGTGCCAGAAGCGTAAGTTCAAAAGGCTCTGAGAAACGGGTATTATATCTAAAATGAGAATGTTTCCCTCTTACAGACACTCGCCAGCAGATGAACATTGCCTCGGCCTACATTGATGGCTCTGGACTGTATGGCTCCACTCGCCACGAATTCGACCAGTTGCGCACCTACATCAGTGGCGGAGTAAAGGTGGAGTCCTGCAAGTACTGCCAGGTGGCTGGAGCCACCGGAGCACTCCATCGTgctctgctgcagcagcacaacaacatcGGCGAGCAGCTGTCGCACATCAATCCCGATTGGTCCGAAGAGGATGTGTTCCTGGAGGCCAGACGCATCATCACGGCCACCATTCAGCACATCACCTACAACGAGTTCTTGCCTTTGGTCCTGGGCCAGGAAACCACTGCCAAGGAGGGTCTGAGACTGACTGCCGAGAAGCACTCGAGCAACTACTCCAGCTCGGTGAGGGGGGGAATCTACAATGAGTTTGCAACCGCCGCCATGCCCGCTTTCTGGAGCATGTATCCCCCAGAGATGCTGGCCAAGAAGATGTCCGCCCACGAGCTGCTGTCCATTGCCGCCCTGCAAAAGTCACTGGTTCCCAGTCAAACAAATGCCGAGGGTTGGTCCGAGTTGGCTCTGGCCGTTCATCGCGGTCGTGACCACGGAGTGGCATCCTATGTACATGCCCTTGATCTCTGCGAGCGTCGATTCGCCGACCAGAGTGCTGCCAATGTGAGCTTCGATACTTTAGCCCAGGTTTCCAACATTCCCGAGGAGTACATCACCAATCTGCGTGACATTTACCAGTGAGTTTTTATGACTTTGTTAAATGGTGAAACCTCAATTTATGGTAGACCTTTTAAATACCGGTTAGCTTCGGTCTTTGCAACACTCCAGTCAACTGATCTAAACGCACGCTCAGAagttttcaaaatatttaaatgtcaATGACTTTATATAACAATTGATAAGCTTTAtgtaaatttgaaatatttatacatcTAAAAGagttttgtatttatatgtgAGAGGTTTCAAAACGAAAAAGTTTATCCAACCATttttactattatttattattacagTTGAATATTTTATCCCTTTCCAGAAACGCAAACGACATTGATTTGTTGGTGGGTGCCCTTCTGGAGGAGCCCGTGGTTGGAGCTCTCTTTGGACCCACAATTAGCTGCTTGCTGACCTTGCAGTTTGAGCAGCTGAAGCAGACCGATCGTTTCTGGTACGAAAACGAGATCCCGCCCTCGTCCTTCACTCTGGATCAGCTGAAGAGCATTCGCCAGACGACTCTGTCCGGTTTGCTGTGTGGTTCCCATCAAGTAAGCACCGCGCAGTCCAAGGCTTTCATTCTGGAGGACAACTACCTGTGAGTAAATGATGATTACACTTAAATGTCAGAAATTCCAGAGGTGCTTATCTTACTAGGAATTCCATTTTGGACTGCGACCAGCTGCCCAAGTTTGATCTGAAGCCCTGGCAAGTAAACCCTGAAGATGAGGTGCACGTGGACCACGTTGAGGTGGAACCAGCGACCAAGGAAGCGATTGCCGAGCTGAGTCCCGAACTGATCGAGGCTGCTGTGGAGCGTGCCAAGCAAGAATTGGAGGAACGCAAGCGCTTCGAGTACGAAGTGTGGCGCACCAGTAAGTTCTTCAAGACTTTTGCGTGTGCTTCAGATTAAAACTAACCATAAATTCCATCTTCTTTGCAGAGGGTGGCATCAGTGCCCGATCCCCTGATGGTACGGCTGCCTCGTTCAGCAAGGCCAATTTGGCTGCCCTGAACCTGGCCAACTCCTCCCTGATCTTCGAGCTGACCTCCAACGAGATTGTGAAGACCCTCAACCACATAACCAGACGCAAGCGTCAGATCTTCAATCCTAACCAGAATGCATTTAACCGTAACGAACTGACCGATACCCTGCAAACGGTGGACATTAGCGGACTACTTGGTGGTGCCCAGAATTCACTGGATACATGCCCGGAACCCAGTCAGCAGTGCGATGCGAACTCGCCGTTCCGTACTCTGTCCGGAAAATGCAACAATCTGCGTAATCCCAACTGGGGCAAGTCACTGACCACTTTCTCCCGCCTGCTGCCCGCTCAGTATGAGGACGGCATCTCGGCACCCAGATTGACTGGTGTGACCGGCACCGCATTGCCCAATCCCAGAACCATTTCCACCACAATCCATCCTGATATTTCCAACCTGCACACTCGCTACTCCCTGATGGTGATGCAGTTCGCCCAGTTTGTCGACCACGATTTGACTTTGACCCCGATCCACAAGGGTTTCCACGAGTCCATCCCGAGTTGCCGACCCTGCAACTCCCGCCAGACGGTGCATCCCGAATGTAATCCCTTCCCGGTGCCCGCTGGCGATTTCTACTATCCCGAAGTGAATGTGACCAGTGGCGAGCGTTTCTGCTTCCCCTCGATGAGATCGCTGCCTGGACAGCAATCGCTGGGACCACGCGATCAGATCAACCAGAACACTCACTTCCTGGACGGCTCCATGGTGTATGGCGAGACCACTTGTCTGTCCAACAAGCTTCGTGGATTCTCCGGACGCATGAACAGCACCCAAGTGAGGGGCAAGGAACTCCTTCCGCTGGGACCCCATCCCGAGTGCAAGTCCCGCAACGGTCTGTGCTTCCTTGGTGGCGATGATCGTGCATCCGAGCAGCCAGGTCTGACTGCCATTCACACCGCCTTTCTGCGTGAACACAACCGCATTGTTGAGGGTCTGCGCGGAGTGAATCCTCACTGGAATGGAGAGCAGCTCTTCCATCATGCCCGTAAAATTGTCAGTGCCCAAGTGCAACATATCGTGTTCAACGAGTTCCTGCCCCGCATTCTCAGCTGGAATGCCGTCAATCTGTATGGTCTTAAGCTTCTGCCCCAGGGATACTACAAGGACTACAACCCATCGTGCTCTCCGATTGTTTTCAACGAGTTTGCCGCAGCTGCCTTCCGTATTGGTCACTCTCTGCTGCGTCCCCATATTCCCCGTCTGAGTGTCCAGCACCAGCCTGTGGAGCCCCCACTATTGCTCCGCGATGGTTTCTTCCGCATGGATGCCCTGCTTCAGCCTGGAATCATTGACGAAATCCTGCGTGGTCTGGTGGCCACTCCAATGGAGACCCTGGATCAGTTCATTACCGGAGAAGTGACCAACCATTTGTTCGAGGACCGCAAGATTCctttctctggcattgatttGATCGCCCTGAATATTCAGAGAGGTTTGTTTCccttattatatatacatttatgtaGGAGATGCTACCATTATTGTTATTTCCCCAGCTCGTGATCATGGAATCCCCTCGTACAACAACTACCGGGCCCTTTGCAACTTGAAACGCGCCACCAACTGGAACGACTTGAGCCGCGAGATTCCCACCGAGGTCATCAACCGTTTCCAGAAGGTCTACGCCAGCGTAGATGACATTGATCTCTTCCCTGGCGCCATGACTGAACGTCCCCTGCAGGGCGGTCTGGTTGGACCCACCTTGGCCTGCATCATTGGCATCCAGTTCAGGCAGCTGCGCAAGTGCGATCGCTTCTGGTACGAGAACCAGAACCCAGAGGTCAAGTTCACGGAGGCTCAGCTGGCTGAGATCCGTAAGGTGACGCTGGCCAAGATCGTTTGCGAGAACCTGGAGATCAGCGGAGATATGCAGCGTGCTGCCTTCGATTTGCCTAGCAATTTCCTGTAAGTATTACCAGAGGCTTTCAAAAATGACTTAGCAAGCCAATTTCTTCTTACAACTATTTTTATAGGAACCCACGCGTGCCCTGCTCCTCGATGCCCCAGATTGacctgaacgcctggcgcGAAAATGTCCAGGGTTGTCAGATTGGCAACCGCAATGTCCGTGTTGGTGAATCTGCCTTCCCATCGCCCTGCACCAGTTGCGTCTGCTCCGCCGAGGGAGTAAGTTACATGGTATTCTTCAAGGGGAATTCCCTTCTAAAAGTTGCTTTCCACTTGCAGGCTCAGTGCGCCTCTCTGCGCATCACGGACTGCGGCCAGTTGATTCGGCAGTGGCCCAAGGAGGCCATTCTGCGGGATGAGGTGTGCAACTCGCAGTGCGGCATTTACTTGACCGGTCAGCAGGCCAGTGGCTTCAATGCCCAACAGCGACAGGGTCAGGCTCAACCGCGTGTGACCCGATCCCGCAACCAGAATCTCTTCAAGTTCCCCGACCTAACGCCCTTCATTGCTTCCCTGTAAGATGCAGGGAGTGAATCGTCAGCTTTGGGTGCGGAGTAAGCACAAGCTACCAATATTGAAACgcattttgtaaataaatctTGCGTTTGTACATAAGTTTCTTTGTTGATTGCTTGCCTAAAGACTTGACCAATGCATGTGAAAGACAAACATGACTTAAGAAACGAGACGCTCGGCCCCATCATCAGACATTTGCAATTCGCAGTGTCCTAGTTATATCCTAATTAAAATTACAGCATAACTATtaacaaattataataaacgcCTTATGTGAGTAAAATAATAGTCACTCGTTGTTTCTTCTGTAAGGTGTGGCTTCCGTCAAAgtataatattaaaaagacGTTTTAGGTATTATGTTGCTTTATTTAGTTTTGCCTTATTGAACATGGTCCGTTACAGCAAATAGTTTGTGTATTTTTGATAGGTTTCTCTATAATGCCGacaataaataacaaaactcACAAAGTACAATCTAGTCTAAAGAAGGATTACATGAATTTATATACGCGCATTTGCAAATATTCACGAGCAGTTGTTCCCAGTGGCACGCAGGACGTTAGACGTGCTGTTGCCACAAGGATATATGCTCCCGGGATGGTCTGGGTTCTGCACATTGGGCCAGCCCATCGGGGCCATCCAGAGCATATGTGGATACAAATACATTTCTTATCATTGCATAAcattacaattatttaaattcgaaAAGAGCGCAGAGACGGGGAAAATCCGAGCGCTaagtgtttgttttgttttctggttACCGGTTTCGGGTGTGTTATAGGTGATTATTACAATCTAGGCTCGCGATCGGTTCGGTTTCTCGTTACTCGACAGCTAACATCATCACTAAGCGGTTGGTTAATGCTACTAAAGTTAGACTTTTGGTACCCATAGAGATAATTCAACTAACGCGTACAGTTATACAGTGTTATCGTACTCGAATATGTATTTGTTTCGCGGACATTACAATACTTTTATCCTTGCTGTGTTCCATAAAAATGAGCGTAGCTAGCAAGCGAACGACAATTAAAGAGTCCACTACTCTGCCATATTTGGTAAGTTgtatcttttgttttgtttcttttgttgGTTGGTGCTTAAACATCTAGAGAATTTGACTTCTTTGCATTATCATTAACTAACTCTGACGGTACGAACTAAAAATTTAAGttgcaaacacacacagatcagaatatacacatacatatgtatataacgACTTACATACGTTTATAGGAATCTTTCTATTTAGATTTAGTTGTAGGCTTTCAAATTGCTGAGCCACAATTTGCTTATGTTATGTGCTTTTCTCAATATCCTTTCCTACTGCTCTGCGATACTGTTGCTCAAAATGGATGTTATATACAAGATGATAGTGTGCGGTATTGGGTTGCGATTCATATGAGGTGTATAGAACTATGTACATATTGAAGATATGCTAATGTGATCCAGAATTTTCGCCACAGCGGACTTGTCTAGTGTTATGAAGAGGATTtcttgcatacttttaggcatCACATATGTGGTTTAGGAGTTATCATGCTAAATATGAACCCCTTAATTTGTTTCAGAGTTTCTAGGAACACACCAGATTGggatgtttttatttttcagccGCCATAGCGGTGGCCCCATTGCTATTTGTCTCCGAATGCCGACGCGCCAgtagatgatgatgatgctggtGAAGATGAtggtgctgatgctgataGCTGGCATAGGGCAACCCATGAGCACTTTGTGGACCTCCAATGCCATTAGCGAAGGGCAGGCCATCGATATTTCCAATTTTGCCTACGATTTTTGGTATCCTATCACTGTCCATAGCCAGCAGTGGTGTGGTCAGGCTGATTAACCCACTACCGCCGATGCTGGCACTGCCAATCCCGATTCCATGCTGACTGTGATTGTGATGCgagtgatgatgatgatgatggtggttgtggttgtggttgtggctGTGATTATGACTATGGTGATGCTGATGGTTGTGGTTGTTGATCACGGGCGTGCTTTTGCAGAGAGCAGCGTGTGTTCCATTTTTTGCCTTACTCTCTAACTCGAGTTCTTGCGCGCCGCGCAGGGAGCTCGTCTTGCGAACCTGCAGCCCACTGCGCGAATGGTCGCAACTCTTGCAACGCTGCTTCTGGGTCTGAACCTGATTGGATGACTGGCGTTGCAGTGCCTTCAAATTGGCTGCCACCAGCTTGGCCTGAAGGGTTTTCGAGGGCGAGACGGGCGTACTGTCATCCTCGCCGGTGGGCGGTGGAGTGGACAAGCGACTGGAGGCGGTCGAGGAGCTGCAGGTACTGTTGGAACGGCAGGACGCCTCGTCCACTTCAGCATCGTGACCATTTTCCTCGGCGGGCTGTTCGTCCACTTCATCCGCATCCGCTTCTGCATCtgcatcatcattatcatcatcacTGGGCTGGGTGCTGGTGGGGTGAGAAGCGACGGCAATTTTCTTATTAGTTgagctgctgttgttggcaACGTTGGAGCCATTTACGCTTGCTTTCTCGCTCGGGGAGTCCGCTGGCAATTCCGCATTCGTCGCAGCCACATCATCATCACTCATCGCCTTGCAGTCACCATTCGATATCacattttgctgctgctgctgctgctgctgctgctgctcctcctcctccggctcCAGACCCTGACTAGTTTTGGTTTTCACGACATCGGCCAGATCAATCCAATGGCCCCGATTACCGCGCACGCCCTCGACAAGAGGCTCAAGCTTGTCGGAGAGGGTTGCGAAGGCCTGTAAAGTAAGCAAGGACTTAGTAAACATTTTCACAAAATATTAGGCCAAGACAAACCTCGTAGATTGGCAAGCAAATGGAGTCTATAAAGTTCACTTGCATCATGGGCAGCTCGTCCTCCTTCTCGCGATTCATGATATCCTACAACAGATAATTACagataatttaaatgtaacaTATTATTTAGCCTTTTCGTAAACTCACAATAGGAGTTATGTTGAGCTCCTGCTTCTCCATATCTCCCTGCTCGAAGAACTCCGAGCTGACCAAGTCGGCCACCCGCTTTTCAATCTCCCACGGCTTCGTGATGGCCGACAAATCACAGACAGTCATGCTCATTGCACGCAAAAGGGCGCGCGGCTCCTCCGCCACCCAGTAGCTCGTCGGCTGGCTCACACTCTCCAAGAAAGGACCTCGTTTTCTGTGAAAATAAACCAGAATTAGGACACTGACGCATACAAAAACGTGTCAGCTACACTCACTTGAAATACACGGCCAAGTCAGTGGACAAAATGGCATCCTCCAATACCCTAATGACCCGACAGTAGTCATCGGAGGAGAGATTGGCCAGAATTTGATTTCCAGGACTATTCAGGATCATTAGGCACTGATCAAAGTGGTGATGTTCCATGGTGGAGGTTGAGTACAGTTGCGCCAATGGCGACGAGGCTCTAAAAAGGAATGTTAAATTATGAAATTCAACTTTATACTAACTTTTCTATACTCACTTAATCTGGAAGGAGTTGTTGGTCCCCCGATGGTCGAGATCATGACACAGGCAGCCAATAATAAGCGCCAAGCATTCGATTTCCCCAAAGATCTTCCACCATTGTGTGGTCTGCAGTaagaaatgaatataaaatgaattacacaaataaaatataattttatttcctgCTTACAGTCAGAATGGCAAACATCATCTGGGCCACATTGAAGGCGTGACGCCAGTTGTGATAGGTAACATTGCGATAGTTTTTCTTAACACTCAACAGCCATCGGCAAAGAACTTCATAGTCGATATGAAAGCGTTCTACAAAGTCGAGATCCAAAAACATGCGCAGGCAGGCCTAAAGAAATCGGATTAGATATTTGTTTCCCATTTTGCGAATGATATTTGAGCTCACCTTTAATGTATCATCATCTTCAAAGTGTATGTCATCGAACTTGAAGTCATGTAGTCGAAAATGTACAGCTGAAGGCACTCGAAGGCgctaaaaaatgtttttaattcattaaattaGTTCGATTTGCTTCCGACTCTTGAAATGAATACTAAAATGGGCGTTATAAAAGTTCTAAAATCTTTTTACTAATCATAATCCAAAATTATCATTGGATTAAATATTGTTGCATCGCTAAAGGGGTTTAAAATTTAAGTCCCCAAACTTTTGCTTGCACTTACTTTCCACACCACAAACAAAGCAGCACGTGCCCAAGACGAAGATGCCTccaagaaaagaaataaaagcaaaatcTCCCACTGGACCTTCATCTGTTTGCTGTCAGCGAATGTAAATGGTGCTATATTAGCCACCAAAGCTGAGAAGTTTATCAAAATTTCTGACATTTTTCCGCCAAGGCACCCAGAAGAGTGCGAGAAGGAAAAACCCAACCAGAGGGCAGCTGCGGACCGGAAAAAGGGTTTTCCCAGCTAAATGGCATAAGCGTCGCTCCGCCTTCGTGTGATGCAGAAACAAAGCCTAGTATggcataattttaattaaaattaataaccCAGCATCTTTGTCTGGCTGGCAACTCGACAGGCGGTCATAATTTTCCCAGCATAATTACAGAGTGAGTGAGCGAGCAGCGTGGAGTCGCACGATTCAGTAGAAAAGTTTCTTTTTGTCATACTTGTGCGAACAAACTAATTACAACTGTCAACACGTTGAAGCTTTTTCCGCGGGGGCAGAGGAGGACAGAGGAGCTTGCCTAAGGCAAACCGACagcttgttgctgctgtttctgtcACACAGAAATAATAAACGAATAAAAACCGTGAAGCTAAAGCAGCAACAGACAGCAGGCACAGGGAAGCACCCAAAGCGGGCATCCGGCAGGACACATTAATTTATGGCTCAGCGTAAAAATTAAGAGACCGAACTAGTGGACGGGACGACCTCTTGGCCTCCGGCAAATTAAGtgagtgcaaataaaattaagtatTTCACTGGCCTCCGAGCAACGACACCCGGGAGGGCAATTTAATCCGGAGCGAACTACGAGAGTAGAGTGCAATAAGGAGCACCAAACCTAAAGAAGCAACCAAACCGAAACTCAACTCACCCGCAGTCGATGAGCCTCGTCCATGGTGGCCGATGCGTGGTAGCTGAGCACCTCCAGGGTGACACTCTGCTTGGCCATTGCCACAATGGCCTTCTCGTACATGTGCGTGTTGTGGATGCCCATGCCGCAGAAGATGGCGAACGCCTCCACGAAGTTCTCGTCGTTCTTGGTGAAGTCCTGGGGGAATGTGAAAGCAGTTTAAAATATGCAGCACGCGATTGAGTCTTAATATGCTTAAAATATAGCTTTTATAGCTAGACACTTGTGATTTGACTTATTAGAGCTcgaatttgaatatttaaaaaaatgagCAGGAGCATGATTGCTGCACAACTAGTAAAAACCGTGGTATACTTACCAACTCATTGAACTTGTTGATCAACTGAATAACACCAATGATCTGTCCCAGCGAGTTCTTGATGGCCATGCAGAGAATAGATCGGTGCTTGAAGCAGGAGTTCTCGTCCACACTCGCATCGAATCGATCGTCCTCGTAGGCATTGGGCACATTAACGGTTTCCCCGGTGGTGGCCACATGTCCGGTGATGCCAATGTTGATGGGAAACCGCGACTCGTAGGGACTGGTCCGGGAAGTGGCTTCCTCCTCGCTCAGGTCATTCGCCTCGAAGTCAAAGACCCGCGAGAAGCTGCCCTTGTCCGCCTCGTGGACCAGGAGGATCTGGACCCGCTGGCACTGGATGAGACTCTGCATGTGGGTGAGAATGCGGAAGACCATGTGCTCTATGGTGCTCTGCTCCTCGAAGATCATGCGTGCCAGATCCAGGAGCACTTGATTCCGCTTGATCTCCAGTTGAGATTTCTCATACAGCTGTGCATTCCGCAGTCCAATGCCACAGAATTGAAGATACGAGGAAAAGACCTGATGGGGATTAACATTGGATTAACAAAGGATTAACATTGCTCAAGCAACAGAAAATAGCAGAGTAGAGCTTGCAAAACGCCATAAAAATTATGAGAGAGTCCCCCACTGGCATCACACATCGGATAATCCCTTATGGCATTTTGCCTGACATTCTGCTAAGCTTTCTTAACAAGTTTCCCCTTTGTTGAATAATGAATGCAATTTGCCACGGCAGTGGGTGCAGCTCTTATGCGGCTTTATTCGGAACAAAAGAAACCATCAAACTGCCCCGTCATGCGATCTCCACATGGCCCCATTCGCCCCCATTTCCGCATTTATCCCGCAAACCTCTACccttccctttccctttcccgtCCAGTCCACTCACCTTTTCATCGATTTCGGAGAAGCACTCGCCATTCATTTTGTTGATGACCTGCGCCACGCCAATCACATCCCCGGATGAATCCTTGATGGGCATGCAGAGCAAGGCCTTCGTCCGATAGCCGGTCAGCGAGTCAATTTCACAATTGAATCGCTCATCCTGTGGGGGGGGGCGGAAATTGgggaaaagaaattaatttgcgCACGAATCAGTATCTCATTTAAATGAGTTTCCGTTGTTAACTTAAGCTCTGTGTTCGTAAGCCTTTACAAATGGTTTCACTTCCTTTTTTGCGATTGCCCCTTTCTAGATAATTATCTGAATAGAtgaatttcttaaaaaaatacaaatacgtATCTCTCTTTTACACCAACTAACACTGAGGATGTTCCGTATGTATCAATCATTCCATTCCATTGTTGGCCCTGCTATTTTTATCCCACTTGGCACACATTCCCCATGATCTATCTGTCTTTCTTTCCTCCCCTTTTTAAAATTGGGAGGTTATCAGATTCCAGACGCCTCGGACAACTGTTTGGCCAGCCATTTAGCCGAGTCAAAAGTCCGCTGGGATCGAGCGAAAGATCTGCACCCGAGCGGAACTGGTGTGGCTAACCATAATGCGCCTCATTCGCACCGAGAAACCTTTGGTCGCGCTGTCTGGTACCAAAAAGTGTCAAATTTAGGCCTTGATTAATTGTGCTAACAATCTGGATCTGGAGATCTGCGGGGTACAGGCGATCTGTCTGTGCGTCACGTATTTGCGGTAAGTTTATCTAGGCGCTTAGGAGGCGCAATTGTTATCTTTAGCCGAGCGGCTTAAAGTCGAAAAGAGAACAGTCGAAAACAAGCATTGGGACTCCATATCTGGGTGATATAACATGCCTAACACGGCCTTGTCTTGGCGTAAGATTAATTACGCTCCAATTGGCAGACAGGCCGAAGAAAAACTGCcgaaaaaataggaaaatgtGGCAGCGGCCATGGCGGAAGCTGGGAAATGTGAAAAGtgctggcgatggcgatggcgatggcgatggccaCCGAGTTCACTGCGCAATATTGAAAACTTAAAGAGCAGCACACtaatatactcgtacacacacacacacagacatacAGTGGATTGGTATCTGCCACCATAAATCTTACAATCGAATGAATAATCTGCAACTCTCGCAGCAGAGCTTGATTTATGACCCAGTTGGCATtcaaatttgtcaaatttccCTCAAGATAGTACTACTACTTGCTCGGTACTGACCTGGTAAGCATCTGGTATGTTGACGGGCTCCCCGCTTTCGGCCACATGCCCGGCGATTCCCGTGCCCCATGCCACCCGTACTTCGTCCTGCTGCTCCATTTCCTCCACGGTGCTCCGGGGGCACACATCGAACAGCTTCGAGACGAGGCATCTGCAGGAGAAAGGGAGTCCAaagttgaaaattataaattgtgTTGCAGGCGGCAACTATCGTCTATTGTCATCGGACACAATGCAAACTTTTCCTATTCCACTGAGAGGAAAAACCATAATGGTGTTTTCCAAAATGTTATAACCAATATGACATCAGCTTGCTGAGTTGCTCGATAATTAGACAGGCGAAAATTGCCAAACTTTTAATTAGGCCATAGTTTATTAAGCCGAAAATGCAGTCGCAAACATATT
This genomic window contains:
- the LOC120444435 gene encoding dual 3',5'-cyclic-AMP and -GMP phosphodiesterase 11 isoform X3, with the translated sequence MGQAASMCRFRGCRYKNKNKNSKQQQQQQQQQQQQQQQQQPQQTPTHSPQIQHHSEIIPATTGLHLRSIEEPATTPLQFQPTGRMNTEQGGTGYGGYGSSEHSLLIATRHAGVPLPLAQQQPLPAHYQPLSHSGAAPPSSSNGSPSSGGGVQTSATPQPQQQYQVHQPYQYQYQYQHHYHHQANSPQHHRPYDPEHARMEAWLDENQEFVQDYFIRKATRQTVDAWLVSHATSAGNDVVSSTSPTHANGQTSSSRGGSGATTPVRKISAHEFERGGLLKPIVNTIDGTPTFLSIGPPTDNGGVGGSCSNLQNVGGVVAGQYQYHHQQHHQNHAHLHHSQHSHYQAGGAVGSSSLGSTGGAGGAGAAPGLGGSGGAGNGHPYPYYHCHQRPQRLSRNELKQLDEKELIFELVKDICNELEVRTLCHKILQNVSILLNADRGSLFLVQGRCNGPDGLKKCLVSKLFDVCPRSTVEEMEQQDEVRVAWGTGIAGHVAESGEPVNIPDAYQDERFNCEIDSLTGYRTKALLCMPIKDSSGDVIGVAQVINKMNGECFSEIDEKVFSSYLQFCGIGLRNAQLYEKSQLEIKRNQVLLDLARMIFEEQSTIEHMVFRILTHMQSLIQCQRVQILLVHEADKGSFSRVFDFEANDLSEEEATSRTSPYESRFPINIGITGHVATTGETVNVPNAYEDDRFDASVDENSCFKHRSILCMAIKNSLGQIIGVIQLINKFNELDFTKNDENFVEAFAIFCGMGIHNTHMYEKAIVAMAKQSVTLEVLSYHASATMDEAHRLRRLRVPSAVHFRLHDFKFDDIHFEDDDTLKACLRMFLDLDFVERFHIDYEVLCRWLLSVKKNYRNVTYHNWRHAFNVAQMMFAILTTTQWWKIFGEIECLALIIGCLCHDLDHRGTNNSFQIKASSPLAQLYSTSTMEHHHFDQCLMILNSPGNQILANLSSDDYCRVIRVLEDAILSTDLAVYFKKRGPFLESVSQPTSYWVAEEPRALLRAMSMTVCDLSAITKPWEIEKRVADLVSSEFFEQGDMEKQELNITPIDIMNREKEDELPMMQVNFIDSICLPIYEAFATLSDKLEPLVEGVRGNRGHWIDLADVVKTKTSQGLEPEEEEQQQQQQQQQQNVISNGDCKAMSDDDVAATNAELPADSPSEKASHPAQ